A window of Acidobacteriota bacterium contains these coding sequences:
- a CDS encoding prohibitin family protein, which yields MPANFGRIVSMGVVVIVALIVVSGAFGTVGAGQRGVLLRFEAPTGKILDEGLYFKVPFIEDVALMSTQIHKYTAPATSSSKDLQVVTTEVTLNYQLMPAEVAEVYRTLRRNYESLVIQPFIQEAVKSTTANYNAEELITQRPAVKTALQELLADRLKPRGLDVVQVSITDFQFSNAFQQAIEAKVTAVQQALEAENALRRVEFEAKQQIEQARAEAKGLELQRAQVTTELIQLRQIEVQRSAVEKWNGVMPTVVTSGGPVPMLDVFTSGR from the coding sequence ATGCCAGCTAATTTTGGAAGGATCGTCTCAATGGGAGTGGTGGTGATAGTCGCCTTGATCGTAGTCTCGGGAGCTTTCGGAACCGTAGGCGCCGGGCAGCGGGGGGTTCTGCTGCGATTCGAGGCTCCGACCGGGAAGATCCTGGATGAGGGGCTCTACTTCAAAGTCCCCTTCATCGAGGACGTGGCGCTGATGTCCACGCAGATTCACAAGTACACCGCGCCCGCTACCTCCTCCAGCAAGGATCTGCAGGTGGTGACCACCGAAGTCACCTTGAACTACCAGCTGATGCCCGCCGAGGTCGCGGAGGTCTATCGCACCCTGCGGCGGAACTACGAAAGCCTGGTGATTCAGCCCTTTATCCAGGAAGCCGTGAAATCGACCACGGCCAACTACAATGCCGAAGAACTCATCACCCAGCGCCCGGCGGTGAAGACCGCCTTGCAGGAATTGCTGGCCGATCGATTGAAGCCGCGCGGTCTGGACGTTGTTCAGGTGTCGATCACCGATTTCCAGTTTTCGAACGCCTTCCAGCAGGCCATCGAGGCCAAGGTGACGGCCGTCCAACAGGCTCTGGAAGCCGAGAACGCGCTTCGGCGGGTCGAGTTCGAGGCCAAGCAGCAGATCGAGCAGGCTCGGGCCGAAGCCAAGGGACTGGAACTCCAAAGAGCTCAGGTGACCACCGAGTTGATACAGTTGCGGCAAATCGAGGTTCAGAGATCTGCCGTGGAAAAGTGGAACGGGGTGATGCCGACGGTGGTCACCAGCGGCGGTCCGGTTCCCATGCTGGACGTGTTCACATCGGGTCGGTAG
- a CDS encoding bifunctional alpha,alpha-trehalose-phosphate synthase (UDP-forming)/trehalose-phosphatase: protein MSRLLIVSNRLPITVKSEQGKIRVSESIGGLATGLRGPHQSGESLWVGWPGEVSSQEGQRSHLEKELADLRAVPVYLTQSEINRYYEAFSNGVLWPLFHYQTDLIQRDAWRHWETYREVNRHFAEVVAREYRTGDLVWVHDYQLTLVPAMLRRMLPQARIGFFLHIPFPSSEVFRILPWRSQMLEGILGADLIGFHTFSYLRHFARAISLVLGVESQGEMLTFEERKILMGVFPIGVDAAEFGRLADQESVLAKVEAVRQECGGRKLILGVDRLDYTKGLPRRMLAMDRLLERESGLRDKVRMIQIVVPSRTRVDSYEQYRQSLDELVGRINGAHATVNSVPIHYLYRSIPQSELVALYRSADLMLVTPLRDGMNLVAKEFVASRTDEDGILMLSEFAGAAEELREAVSVNPYDIDGVASTISNSLSLPEEERRARMRVLRSRVLTYDCYHWANSFIKALETTPGVTTQPLEAQSAHARMEAMLEKLGGSDRLLLLLDYDGTLVPLASSPQLAVPDPEVKKLLRALAARPGTDVHIVSGRPAPVLESWLGGMPIGLHAEHGFWSRPKPGGPWQRNSPDDSKWKEVILPILEQFASWTPGSLIERKSAGLAWHYRMADPELGKAHARDLQHRMGRVLPGLSAEMVMGHKVVEVRARGIHKGMVVPALTKAGEGDRAIVAVGDDRSDEELFAALPPGSFTIHVGSGESRAGHRLPDPAAVRDFLSRLLEA from the coding sequence ATGAGCCGACTCCTGATCGTCTCCAACCGACTGCCTATCACGGTGAAGTCGGAGCAGGGCAAGATCCGGGTAAGCGAATCCATCGGAGGTCTGGCCACCGGTCTTCGCGGCCCTCACCAATCGGGCGAGTCCCTCTGGGTGGGTTGGCCCGGCGAGGTCTCGAGCCAGGAGGGCCAGCGGTCCCATCTGGAAAAGGAGCTGGCGGACCTCCGTGCGGTGCCGGTCTATCTCACCCAGAGCGAGATCAACCGTTACTACGAGGCCTTCTCCAATGGCGTGCTCTGGCCTCTGTTCCACTACCAGACAGACCTGATTCAACGGGACGCCTGGCGGCACTGGGAGACCTACCGGGAAGTCAACCGGCACTTCGCCGAAGTTGTCGCCCGGGAATACCGAACCGGCGACCTGGTTTGGGTGCACGACTACCAGCTCACCCTGGTGCCGGCCATGCTGCGGCGCATGCTTCCCCAAGCCAGAATCGGATTCTTCCTGCACATCCCCTTCCCTTCCTCCGAAGTCTTCCGGATCCTCCCGTGGCGCAGCCAGATGCTGGAGGGCATCCTGGGAGCCGATTTGATCGGATTCCACACCTTCTCCTACCTGCGGCATTTTGCGCGGGCCATTTCGCTGGTTCTGGGAGTGGAATCCCAGGGCGAAATGCTGACCTTCGAGGAACGGAAGATCCTCATGGGAGTCTTCCCCATTGGCGTCGATGCCGCCGAGTTCGGCCGGCTGGCCGACCAGGAATCGGTGCTGGCCAAGGTGGAAGCCGTGCGACAGGAGTGCGGAGGGCGCAAGCTGATCCTGGGGGTGGACCGTCTCGACTACACCAAGGGACTGCCGCGGCGCATGCTGGCCATGGATCGATTGCTGGAGAGGGAATCCGGGTTGAGGGACAAGGTGCGCATGATTCAGATCGTGGTGCCCTCTCGCACCAGGGTCGACTCCTACGAGCAATACCGCCAGAGCCTGGACGAGCTGGTGGGCCGCATCAATGGCGCCCATGCGACCGTAAACTCGGTGCCCATACACTACCTCTACCGCTCCATACCCCAATCCGAGCTGGTCGCACTCTACCGCTCGGCCGACCTGATGCTGGTCACTCCCTTGCGGGACGGAATGAACCTGGTGGCCAAGGAGTTCGTGGCCTCCCGCACCGATGAAGACGGGATCCTGATGCTGAGCGAATTTGCCGGGGCTGCCGAAGAGCTGCGGGAAGCCGTATCCGTCAACCCCTACGACATCGATGGAGTAGCCAGCACCATCAGCAACAGCCTTTCGCTTCCGGAGGAAGAACGGCGGGCTCGCATGCGGGTATTGCGCAGCCGCGTTCTGACCTACGACTGCTACCACTGGGCGAACAGTTTCATCAAGGCTCTTGAAACCACTCCCGGAGTCACCACCCAACCCCTGGAAGCCCAATCCGCCCACGCCAGGATGGAGGCAATGCTGGAGAAGCTGGGTGGTTCCGACCGCTTGCTGCTGTTGCTGGACTACGACGGCACGCTGGTGCCCCTGGCCAGCTCACCCCAATTGGCAGTTCCCGACCCCGAGGTAAAGAAGCTGCTCCGGGCCCTGGCGGCGCGGCCGGGCACCGACGTTCACATTGTCAGCGGCCGTCCGGCCCCCGTCCTGGAAAGCTGGCTGGGTGGAATGCCCATCGGACTGCACGCGGAGCACGGCTTCTGGTCCCGCCCGAAACCGGGAGGCCCCTGGCAGCGCAACAGCCCGGACGACTCCAAGTGGAAAGAGGTCATTCTTCCCATTCTGGAGCAGTTCGCCTCCTGGACTCCGGGCTCTCTGATCGAGCGGAAGAGCGCGGGACTGGCCTGGCATTACCGGATGGCCGATCCCGAGCTGGGCAAAGCCCATGCCCGGGATCTCCAACATCGGATGGGTAGGGTCTTACCGGGTCTGTCCGCCGAGATGGTGATGGGTCACAAAGTTGTGGAGGTGCGGGCCCGGGGCATTCACAAGGGCATGGTGGTCCCCGCGCTGACAAAGGCGGGAGAAGGAGACCGGGCCATCGTGGCGGTGGGAGACGACCGGTCCGACGAAGAACTGTTCGCGGCTCTGCCGCCCGGGAGCTTTACCATCCACGTCGGTTCCGGCGAGAGCCGGGCCGGCCACCGACTGCCCGATCCGGCCGCGGTCCGGGATTTCCTCTCTCGGCTGCTCGAAGCTTAA
- a CDS encoding NAD(P)-dependent oxidoreductase — protein MRILLTGSSGRVGRNLLPDGLAARHQVTAFDWAPPPTRLDNVRYVAGSILDRKDLSDAMQGAEAVIHLAAIPYDIPPLHQVFNINVQGTYHALELAVEHGVRHFLHASSLMAYGFGRNAEAQYLPIDEDHPAASHDTYGVGKLLTESLCRAFTDKFGLRTLCFRLTHFTAFLRHYGDQFPYDDDSGIQGLHEYIESRDLVELLEAALASERVLHDVFLASGPDSGHVLPTPEVIRKYHPKAELRYRNLEPESPFISMEKSRRLLGFTPSRSWREYGLTEEGLVNRPSSSE, from the coding sequence GTGCGCATTCTGTTGACCGGCTCCAGCGGTCGAGTGGGCCGCAATCTCCTGCCGGACGGCCTGGCCGCTCGCCACCAGGTCACGGCCTTCGACTGGGCGCCGCCCCCGACCCGGCTGGACAATGTCCGCTACGTGGCCGGCAGCATCCTGGACCGCAAGGATCTTTCCGATGCCATGCAGGGGGCCGAGGCCGTCATCCACCTGGCCGCCATCCCCTACGACATTCCCCCCTTGCACCAGGTGTTCAATATCAATGTGCAGGGAACCTACCATGCGCTGGAGTTGGCGGTCGAGCATGGGGTACGCCACTTTTTGCACGCCTCCAGCCTGATGGCCTACGGCTTCGGCCGCAACGCCGAGGCGCAATACCTGCCCATCGACGAGGACCACCCGGCGGCCTCCCACGACACCTACGGGGTCGGCAAGCTCCTGACCGAGTCCCTCTGCCGGGCCTTCACCGACAAGTTCGGCCTGCGCACCCTCTGCTTTCGCCTGACCCACTTCACGGCATTCCTTCGCCACTACGGAGACCAATTCCCCTACGACGACGACTCGGGAATCCAGGGATTGCACGAGTACATCGAATCCCGGGACCTGGTGGAGTTGCTGGAGGCGGCACTGGCTTCCGAGAGGGTCCTGCACGACGTGTTCCTGGCCTCGGGCCCCGATTCCGGCCACGTCCTGCCCACACCGGAGGTCATCCGGAAGTATCATCCCAAGGCGGAATTGCGCTACCGCAATCTGGAACCGGAATCCCCCTTCATCTCCATGGAAAAGAGTCGCCGGCTGTTGGGCTTCACTCCCAGCCGCAGTTGGAGAGAATACGGATTGACCGAGGAGGGATTGGTCAACCGGCCGTCCTCGTCCGAGTGA